One genomic segment of Drosophila melanogaster chromosome 3L includes these proteins:
- the CG34056 gene encoding uncharacterized protein, whose translation MYRNILCLVLGLIIGIQLTDFLEYFQLTDSQFASTSITQLEEGASQLATEEELALWLHNETRVLCMVLTLPKNHQSRVRRVKGTWGRRCNKLIFISSQEDRELGVIDVGVPEDRNNLYLKMRKALEYVYRNHGEDYDWFLKADDDTFVIMENLRFLLYPYDPEAALYFGHRFRTTFPQGYMSGGAGYVMSRDALRRLNLFAFNNSQFCPINNNSEDRQIGFCLQNVGVVAGDSRDEEGRDRFLPLSLKFMLPTFPTDNWLPKLTFYEPVNETGSTSGISFHYVKIHEFEMYEYLLYRLHIFGTPLSQRTLPPRLGPDELQNQLNQWAQENSTNSNAWLKQE comes from the exons ATGTATCGCAATATACTCTGCCTGGTGCTGGGCCTCATCATTGGCATTCAACTGACAGACTTCTTAGAGTACTTTCAGCTGACCGATAGTCAGTTCGCCAGCACGTCCATTACGCAGCTGGAGGAAGGGGCCAGCCAGCTGGCGACGGAGGAGGAACTGGCCTTGTGGCTCCATAACGAGACACGGGTACTCTGCATGGTGCTAACCCTGCCAAAGAATCACCAATCAAGAGTGAGACGAGTTAAGGGCACATGGGGCAGGCGCTGCAACAAGCTGATCTTCATCAGCAGCCAGGAGGATCGGGAACTGGGCGTCATTGATGTGGGCGTGCCCGAGGATCGAAACAACCTGTATCTCAAAATGAGGAAGGCCCTAGAGTATGTGTACCGGAACCATGGAGAAGACTACGACTGGTTCCTCAAGGCAGATGATGACAC CTTTGTGATAATGGAAAACCTGCGCTTCCTGCTCTATCCCTATGATCCCGAGGCAGCGCTCTACTTTGGCCACAGATTCCGCACCACCTTTCCGCAGGGCTACATGTCCGGAGGAGCTGGCTATGTGATGAGTCGGGATGCACTGCGTCGGCTCAATCTCTTTGCCTTCAACAACAGCCAATTCTGCCCGATTAACAACAATTCAGAGGACAGGCAGATTGGCTTCTGCCTGCAAAATGTGGGAGTAGTTGCAGGGGATTCGCGGGATGAGGAAGGCCGGGATCGGTTTCTGCCCTTGTCTCTCAAATTTATGCTGCCTACCTTTCCCACCGACAATTGGCTGCCCAAACTGACATTTTATGAACCA GTGAATGAAACTGGCTCGACTTCGGGAATCAGCTTTCACTATGTCAAAATCCACGAGTTCGAAATGTATGAATACCTGCTATATCGATTGCACATTTTTGGAACTCCCTTGTCCCAGAGAACGCTGCCACCCCGACTGGGTCCCGATGAACTGCAGAATCAGCTGAATCAGTGGGCTCAAGAAAATAGCACGAATTCAAACGCGTGGCTGAAACaagaataa
- the CG34057 gene encoding uncharacterized protein, isoform B: MYKRNCCANWTQHGISLLTKENTAIAVYNDPGYLKLWRNNDLRASEKAALLKYPVASEEHLATWLRREVRILCLVLTMPSSHATKAALVNRTWGARCNKLIFMSSQTDSNLNILQINKSESRKNLYAKVRTGMAYVHKHYLNEYDWFLKADDDTYIVMENLRLFLYPYDPESSVYFGCRFKAYFSQGYMSGGGGYVLSRDALRRLNLFALNSTTICKLNGESEDVQIGHCLQDVGVIAGDTRDFQGHHRFLPVNPFTVFPTILSNSWLEGYFFHKPNKSDCCAASAISFHYVKDFEFELFEFFLYYMRVFGLHRTPRALPSRLGFRQMNERLQHWSQQVTDNKN, from the exons ATGTATAAACGAAATTGCTGCGCCAATTGGACACAGCATGGGATCTCTCTTctcaccaaagaaaatacTGCAATCGCAGTATACAATGATCCTG GCTACCTGAAGCTGTGGAGGAATAATGACTTGCGGGCGAGTGAGAAGGCTGCTCTACTTAAGTATCCAGTGGCCTCGGAGGAGCACCTGGCTACCTGGCTGAGAAGGGAGGTGCGCATACTCTGCCTAGTGCTCACGATGCCATCTTCACATGCCACAAAGGCGGCGTTGGTAAATCGGACATGGGGAGCGCGTTGCAATAAGCTGATCTTTATGAGCAGCCAAACAGATTCCAATCTGAACATACTCCAGATAAACAAATCCGAATCCCGAAAGAATCTATATGCCAAAGTGCGTACAGGAATGGCCTACGTACACAAGCATTATCTAAACGAGTACGACTGGTTTCTGAAGGCCGATGATGACAC TTATATTGTCATGGAGAATCTGCGCCTGTTTCTATACCCTTACGATCCGGAATCGTCTGTGTACTTTGGCTGTCGCTTCAAAGCGTATTTTTCCCAGGGCTACATGTCCGGTGGCGGTGGCTACGTGCTCAGCAGGGACGCCTTGCGTCGTCTGAATCTGTTCGCCCTGAACAGCACCACCATCTGCAAGTTGAACGGGGAGTCTGAGGACGTTCAGATCGGTCACTGCCTGCAAGATGTGGGTGTTATAGCTGGGGACACCCGGGACTTCCAGGGTCACCACCGCTTCCTGCCCGTCAATCCTTTCACGGTATTCCCAACCATCCTAAGTAATTCCTGGCTGGAGGGCTACTTCTTCCACAAGCCAAAT AAAAGTGATTGCTGTGCTGCTTCGGCTATATCCTTTCATTATGTCAAAGACTTTGAGTTCGAGCTTTTCGAGTTCTTCCTGTACTACATGAGAGTCTTTGGATTGCACAGGACGCCGAGGGCTCTTCCGTCGCGCTTGGGATTCCGTCAGATGAACGAGCGCCTGCAGCATTGGTCCCAACAAGTCACCGACAACAAGAACTAA
- the CG34057 gene encoding uncharacterized protein, isoform A, with protein sequence MGSLFSPKKILQSQYTMILVMIRNIIFLVLGIMLGIRLTDFIGYLKLWRNNDLRASEKAALLKYPVASEEHLATWLRREVRILCLVLTMPSSHATKAALVNRTWGARCNKLIFMSSQTDSNLNILQINKSESRKNLYAKVRTGMAYVHKHYLNEYDWFLKADDDTYIVMENLRLFLYPYDPESSVYFGCRFKAYFSQGYMSGGGGYVLSRDALRRLNLFALNSTTICKLNGESEDVQIGHCLQDVGVIAGDTRDFQGHHRFLPVNPFTVFPTILSNSWLEGYFFHKPNKSDCCAASAISFHYVKDFEFELFEFFLYYMRVFGLHRTPRALPSRLGFRQMNERLQHWSQQVTDNKN encoded by the exons ATGGGATCTCTCTTctcaccaaagaaaatacTGCAATCGCAGTATACAATGATCCTGGTAATGATTCGGAACATCATCTTCCTCGTCTTAGGCATTATGTTGGGCATTCGACTCACCGATTTTATAGGCTACCTGAAGCTGTGGAGGAATAATGACTTGCGGGCGAGTGAGAAGGCTGCTCTACTTAAGTATCCAGTGGCCTCGGAGGAGCACCTGGCTACCTGGCTGAGAAGGGAGGTGCGCATACTCTGCCTAGTGCTCACGATGCCATCTTCACATGCCACAAAGGCGGCGTTGGTAAATCGGACATGGGGAGCGCGTTGCAATAAGCTGATCTTTATGAGCAGCCAAACAGATTCCAATCTGAACATACTCCAGATAAACAAATCCGAATCCCGAAAGAATCTATATGCCAAAGTGCGTACAGGAATGGCCTACGTACACAAGCATTATCTAAACGAGTACGACTGGTTTCTGAAGGCCGATGATGACAC TTATATTGTCATGGAGAATCTGCGCCTGTTTCTATACCCTTACGATCCGGAATCGTCTGTGTACTTTGGCTGTCGCTTCAAAGCGTATTTTTCCCAGGGCTACATGTCCGGTGGCGGTGGCTACGTGCTCAGCAGGGACGCCTTGCGTCGTCTGAATCTGTTCGCCCTGAACAGCACCACCATCTGCAAGTTGAACGGGGAGTCTGAGGACGTTCAGATCGGTCACTGCCTGCAAGATGTGGGTGTTATAGCTGGGGACACCCGGGACTTCCAGGGTCACCACCGCTTCCTGCCCGTCAATCCTTTCACGGTATTCCCAACCATCCTAAGTAATTCCTGGCTGGAGGGCTACTTCTTCCACAAGCCAAAT AAAAGTGATTGCTGTGCTGCTTCGGCTATATCCTTTCATTATGTCAAAGACTTTGAGTTCGAGCTTTTCGAGTTCTTCCTGTACTACATGAGAGTCTTTGGATTGCACAGGACGCCGAGGGCTCTTCCGTCGCGCTTGGGATTCCGTCAGATGAACGAGCGCCTGCAGCATTGGTCCCAACAAGTCACCGACAACAAGAACTAA
- the mat gene encoding materazzi, with protein MRFIGCAFLGFMCLVAFPSATPAILAPIRPYGQNGTLAQQNNFALELKSVIRQIPVDNIEKLVQTYLLNDIEFQGVIRAINSLPAYRFYRQLINQPEVRQLQQWITQQLILSGGGPKIFDYLELEIKILNKYPYWSQIVNGIQGFQAEFVQIYPVQLIRSFLEPSATQTSPQLSELWRRLVALRPVYERVLATPPGKAITAELQRLGVDVGGVDALIRYQFGWSNVTFPSYDYTDYLY; from the coding sequence ATGCGGTTCATCGGTTGTGCTTTCTTGGGCTTCATGTGCCTGGTGGCTTTTCCCTCTGCAACGCCGGCTATTTTGGCTCCGATCCGGCCATATGGTCAGAATGGAACCCTCGCTCAGCAGAACAACTTTGCCTTGGAGCTGAAGTCGGTGATTCGACAGATACCGGTGGACAACATCGAGAAGCTGGTTCAGACCTACCTCCTCAACGACATCGAGTTCCAAGGTGTGATCAGAGCCATTAACTCCCTACCCGCCTATCGATTCTACCGCCAGTTGATCAACCAACCCGAAGTGCGCCAACTGCAGCAGTGGATCACGCAGCAATTGATCCTGTCCGGCGGTGGACCCAAAATCTTTGATTATCTAGAACTGGAGATCAAGATCTTGAACAAGTATCCCTATTGGTCGCAGATCGTAAATGGAATCCAGGGATTCCAAGCGGAGTTCGTGCAGATCTACCCAGTGCAACTGATCCGATCCTTTCTGGAACCCAGTGCCACCCAAACAAGTCCTCAACTGTCGGAACTCTGGCGTCGTCTGGTGGCCTTGCGTCCAGTTTACGAAAGAGTTTTGGCCACTCCACCCGGCAAGGCCATCACTGCTGAACTCCAGAGACTGGGCGTGGATGTGGGTGGTGTAGACGCCCTTATCCGTTATCAGTTCGGTTGGAGCAACGTCACCTTTCCGAGCTACGATTACACAGATTACCTGTACTAG
- the nerfin-1 gene encoding nervous fingers 1, producing the protein MAQIQTPIPIPAPAEPIEKLSHPHSIGIQLQHKGMPHGLGLLTTVASLPPKYRSRYLNLKTRCEIPLDLTLKLPSPLPSSDVPMAATFAEVYSENTSASSSEVQGEVTKVEELPVKPPTPPQSPAGKRKLSRESYDDEPAKMAKKEEEVPVETVESTPAKPVKVAESAPKTNKASTSSGKPSRNKATRKLKFDEETSSPVSGTVIRPLEDITDGSMQYSNGDIDPKYNIVEITEETKAELAAIKNVIGDYVCRLCKIKFEDAFGLARHRCACIVLLEYRCPECGKQFNCPANLASHRRWHKPRKEASKKENRNTTNQPEKQQQVEKKSEEELAFDCQECGKKFKRAAYLRKHQLTHQKKEKPAEKQLEMKPTTTTITGSFHFNQAVSTSSSASSSHSDEGVYVVGSNARENYDYDNDYLSDSSSSASSAGYGRLQIVEHGLTEEESIAAAALTNLRNCASVIQHTTMAH; encoded by the coding sequence ATGGCCCAGATACAGACACCGATACCGATTCCAGCCCCCGCGGAGCCCATTGAAAAGCTCAGCCACCCGCACAGCATTGGCATCCAGTTGCAGCACAAGGGGATGCCCCATGGCCTGGGCCTGCTGACCACAGTGGCCTCGCTGCCCCCCAAGTACCGCAGTCGATATCTGAACCTGAAAACCAGGTGCGAAATACCGCTGGATCTAACGCTGAAGCTTCCCTCACCACTGCCCAGCAGCGATGTGCCCATGGCGGCCACATTCGCGGAGGTCTATAGCGAAAATACGAGTGCTAGTTCCAGCGAGGTGCAGGGGGAGGTGACCAAGGTGGAGGAGCTGCCGGTGAAGCCCCCAACACCACCGCAGAGTCCAGCAGGGAAGCGTAAATTGAGCCGGGAGAGCTATGACGACGAGCCGGctaaaatggccaaaaaggaggaggaggttcCGGTGGAAACAGTAGAATCCACACCAGCGAAACCCGTCAAAGTGGCAGAATCTGCGCCTAAAACCAACAAGGCCTCCACTTCCTCGGGAAAGCCCTCCCGCAATAAAGCCACCCGCAAGCTGAAGTTCGATGAGGAGACCAGTTCCCCCGTCTCGGGCACCGTCATCCGACCGCTCGAGGACATCACCGATGGATCGATGCAGTACAGCAACGGCGACATTGACCCCAAGTACAACATAGTCGAGATCACGGAGGAGACCAAGGCGGAACTGGCCGCCATCAAGAACGTGATCGGGGACTATGTCTGCCGACTGTGCAAGATCAAGTTCGAGGACGCCTTCGGCCTGGCCCGGCACAGGTGCGCCTGCATCGTCCTGCTGGAGTACCGGTGTCCCGAGTGCGGCAAGCAGTTCAATTGTCCTGCTAACTTGGCCTCCCATCGCCGGTGGCACAAGCCGAGGAAGGAGGCGTCTAAAAAGGAGAATCGCAATACCACCAACCAGCCGGAGAAACAGCAGCAGGTGGAGAAAAAGTCGGAGGAGGAACTGGCCTTCGATTGCCAGGAGTGCGGCAAGAAGTTTAAGAGAGCCGCCTACCTGAGGAAGCACCAGCTGACCCAtcagaaaaaggaaaagccagCGGAAAAACAGTTGGAAATGAAGCCCACCACCACAACTATCACAGGCAGTTTTCACTTTAACCAGGCGGtgtccacctcctcctccgccagcAGTTCGCACTCCGATGAGGGAGTCTACGTGGTGGGATCGAATGCCAGGGAGAACTACGACTATGACAACGACTACCTCTCGGACTCCAGCTCCTCCGCCTCATCTGCGGGATACGGACGGCTTCAGATTGTGGAACATGGTCTCACGGAGGAGGAAAGCATTGCTGCCGCAGCTCTGACCAACTTGAGGAACTGCGCCTCCGTCATCCAACACACAACCATGGCCCACTGA